TCATTTTTTCATCTGACAAATTAGCATTTGTTAGCTTATCTAAATTGCCTTCTCTTTCTTTAAAAAACTTTGCTACAGATTTACTCTTTTTTCTGTGGTTGTACATTAAAATTCCTGAGGCAATTAAAACCACAACTAATCTGGTATGTCCTAAAATTGCTGCATAATTAAGAATTGTAAATCCTGCATAATCTGCTGCATTTATATCTGCTCCTGCTGCTATTAAAAGTCTTGCAATTTTATAATTACCTTTCCATTGGGTATGATGAAGTGCTGTTCTACCTTGCTTATCTTTAATATCAAGATTAGTTTTTTTACTCAATAGTTTTTCTACTACTTCAATATCATCAGCCATTACTGCTTTATGAAAAATAGTTCTTCCATCTTTATCTACTGTGTCGATATCTACTCTAAATTTAAGTAAAAAAACCAATCTCTCTAAGAACTGTTCTTTTTCTCTTTGTCTTGTTATTTTAAGACCATTATCAATCAGATAAGATAATGGTGTCGAACCATTATTGTCTTCAACATTTAAATCAGCACCTGCATTAACTATAAGTTTTATAATATCTAAATTATTTTCATTTACTAAATCAAAGATTAATGTTGTTCCATCTACTCTTGGTTGATTTATCTTTGGTTTAAATAGAAGCATTTTCTTTAATAATATAAAATAATCTTCCGTTTCTTTTAACTCTAAAAATCTTTTTAAAGTAGGTTTTTTATTATTTCTTGTGATTAAAATTGCTTCACATAAATCATCAATCACTGTTCTTTGAAAATGGTCTCTATGATCAATATCTACACCATTTTCTATTAAATGGTCAATCATTTTCATATTTGAAGGACCTTTTAAAACTGCATCAAAAAGAACAGTTTTCCCTTCATTGTCTTGGGTATTTATATCAGCACCTGAAGCTAGAAGAAAATCTATTGTGTCATAATTTTCTCTTTCAACCTCTTTGTATAAAACAGTCTTTCCATGTGCGTCTGTTCTATTTATAGCAAGTCCATTATCAATTAAAAAGCCTGTTAGCTTTAAGTAATTTCTTGTAGGGTCAACAAACCTATATTTTCCTTCTACCTTGATGTCATCAAGTTTTGAGATTGCAAG
The Arcobacter sp. CECT 8983 genome window above contains:
- a CDS encoding ankyrin repeat domain-containing protein produces the protein MLGMFKGDNTEALHKELLKNYIDEKKIQSLINSGVDINKKDGKGRTLLFELAAKRRIESIKILIKNGIDINAEDNYGKTVLSEASDKMDGMMIRFLLDNGSSVNHINSSGRTVLQDAALEENEKVFKILMAHDPDLSITDHYGRTVLFDAVEGGNLEIIKEVVNNVDDINIKDNNGQTVLFHSVLKDDDKITKYLISNGIDVNILDKKRQNVLFNAIVLGSQAIPTIEVLLEAGVKLNIKDQADKTLLDEILKILAISKLDDIKVEGKYRFVDPTRNYLKLTGFLIDNGLAINRTDAHGKTVLYKEVERENYDTIDFLLASGADINTQDNEGKTVLFDAVLKGPSNMKMIDHLIENGVDIDHRDHFQRTVIDDLCEAILITRNNKKPTLKRFLELKETEDYFILLKKMLLFKPKINQPRVDGTTLIFDLVNENNLDIIKLIVNAGADLNVEDNNGSTPLSYLIDNGLKITRQREKEQFLERLVFLLKFRVDIDTVDKDGRTIFHKAVMADDIEVVEKLLSKKTNLDIKDKQGRTALHHTQWKGNYKIARLLIAAGADINAADYAGFTILNYAAILGHTRLVVVLIASGILMYNHRKKSKSVAKFFKEREGNLDKLTNANLSDEKMKKALQEVVDNLKKEINEALEG